A window of the Brassica napus cultivar Da-Ae chromosome C5, Da-Ae, whole genome shotgun sequence genome harbors these coding sequences:
- the BNAC05G38490D gene encoding uncharacterized protein BNAC05G38490D: MDPTSNDHQEFEQVEAIDDLLEDFWFFDNLLGRRSTILRYCHSDPYPFSPSSTHPKTEVLNLGDSVLEKKLLEALTVGDSVPPPCTVKEEGGGEPEKMKKMKRQFSEKIRVQERTTYLQKKEPVVHRGKGVRESSKNNRTGRSSCNNKSVPMGGSLQRTQTLPTYIGREGDRNEFDDQESDNSRMGYLIREAIASSSSGFTTPTKQNTPKMSSIPRHRPPRNSRSEEAIKEMAVKSQGSKTLRKTLSSIDTKEIMTLKELDITEPEKKVVRDDEEQRRVVKSRSAVVVGQPIPVWVPKDSRRDMKAQIKFWARTVASNVRQEC; the protein is encoded by the exons atggatccTACTTCGAATGATCATCAAGAGTTTGAACAAGTCGAAGCTATTGATGATCTTCTCGAAGATTTCTGGTTCTTTGATAACTTACTTGGTAGAAGATCAACAATCTTGAGGTACTGTCATTCAGATCCTTACCCTTTTTCTCCTTCTTCTACTCATCCCAAAACAGAAGTCTTGAACCTTGGAGATTCCGTTCTGGAGAAGAAGCTTCTAGAAGCTCTCACAGTGGGAGATTCTGTCCCACCACCGTGTACAGTGAAGGAAGAAGGTGGAGGTGAGCCTGAGAAGATGAAAAAGATGAAAAGGCAGTTCTCTGAGAAGATTAGGGTTCAAGAAAGAACAACTTACTTGCAGAAGAAGGAACCTGTGGTTCATCGGGGGAAGGGAGTTAGGGAAAGTTCTAAAAATAACAGAACTGGTAGAAGTAGTTGTAATAACAAGAGTGTCCCGATGGGAGGGAGTTTGCAGAGAACTCAGACATTACCTACCTACATAGGAAGAGAAGGTGATAGAAACGAGTTTGACGATCAAGAGAGCGACAATTCGAGAATGGGATACTTGATTCGTGAAGCCATCGCAAGCTCATCTTCTGGGTTTACTACTCCAACGAAACAGAATACTCCAAAG ATGTCAAGCATTCCAAGGCATAGACCACCGAGAAACTCGAGATCAGAAGAAGCTATTAAAGAAATGGCTGTCAAGTCACAAGGAAGTAAAACGCTGCGTAAGACGTTGAGCAGCATCGATACGAAAGAGATTATGACGTTGAAGGAGTTGGACATTACTGAACCGGAGAAGAAAGTAGTAAGAGATGATGAAGAACAGAGGAGGGTCGTGAAAAGCCGGTCGGCAGTGGTTGTGGGACAGCCGATACCGGTTTGGGTTCCAAAGGATTCGAGAAGAGACATGAAAGCGCAAATAAAGTTTTGGGCTCGAACCGTGGCTAGTAATGTTCGACAAGAATGTTAA
- the LOC106399016 gene encoding LOW QUALITY PROTEIN: protein CUP-SHAPED COTYLEDON 1 (The sequence of the model RefSeq protein was modified relative to this genomic sequence to represent the inferred CDS: inserted 2 bases in 1 codon), which translates to MTSFLLFVCLFPTIDMDVFNGWERSRLEDETIMPPGFRFHPTDEELITYFLLKKVLDSNFSCAAISQVDXSKPWELPEKAKMGEKEWHFFTRRDRKYPTGLRTNRATEAGYWKATGKDREIKSSKTNSLLGMKKTLVFYKGRAPKGEKSCWVMHEYRLDGKFSYHYITSSAKDEWVLSKVCLKSSVVSRETKLVSSSSVSVTSISCSSSTGSLIAPVIDAFATEHVSCFSNTSASHVDASFPIYLPAPPQSLPRQPRRIDDVAFGQFMGLGSTGQFNIDAAFLPNLPSLPPTFLHPPPQYYAPYGGAAVSSWPFAL; encoded by the exons ATGACC AGCTTCCTCctctttgtgtgtttgtttccCACAATAGATATGGATGTGTTTAATGGTTGGGAGAGATCAAGATTAGAAGATGAAACCATAATGCCACCGGGGTTTAGGTTTCATCCAACTGATGAAGAGCTCATCACTTACTTCCTCCTTAAGAAAGTCCTTGACTCCAACTTCTCCTGTGCCGCCATTTCTCAAGTTGA CTCAAAGCCTTGGGAGCTTCCAG AGAAAGCGAAGATGGGCGAGAAAGAGTGGCACTTCTTCACACGAAGAGATAGGAAGTACCCAACCGGGCTGAGAACGAACAGAGCAACAGAAGCTGGTTACTGGAAGGCAACTGGTAAAGACAGAGAGATCAAAAGCTCAAAGACAAACTCGCTTCTCGGGATGAAGAAAACTCTCGTCTTTTACAAAGGCAGAGCTCCTAAAGGTGAGAAAAGCTGTTGGGTCATGCATGAGTATCGCCTCGACGGAAAGTTCTCATACCATTACATTACTTCCTCTGCTAAG GATGAATGGGTTCTCTCCAAAGTTTGTCTGAAAAGCAGCGTAGTTAGTAGAGAAACGAAGttggtctcttcttcttccgtttCCGTCACTAGCATTAGTTGCTCCTCTTCCACCGGATCTTTAATTGCTCCGGTTATTGATGCCTTCGCGACTGAGCACGTGTCCTGCTTCTCCAATACCTCTGCATCGCATGTTGATGCGAGCTTTCCTATATACCTTCCCGCTCCACCACAATCTCTGCCACGTCAACCTCGCCGCATTGATGACGTGGCGTTTGGTCAGTTTATGGGTCTGGGATCGACTGGACAGTTCAACATCGACGCAGCGTTCTTACCGAATCTACCTTCTCTGCcaccgacgtttcttcatccTCCTCCTCAGTATTACGCCCCGTACGGTGGAGCCGCCGTGAGTAGCTGGCCGTTTGCTCTCTGA
- the LOC106397317 gene encoding E3 SUMO-protein ligase MMS21, translated as MASASSSGGVAGRLRNASLVLVGDNDSTISDIRKAVTLMKNIAVQLEKDNQTEKVKDLENSVAELLDLYGDCAHRSSAIQSVANGYQPGEQLTDFKKLLDDEFTKLKATTPSVPENHHLMRQFREAVWNVHHAGEPMPGEDEEDIVMTSTQCPFLNVKCPVSGKPLTELTDPVRSMDCKHVYDKASIMHYIATNPNAKCPIAGCRGKLKSNKVVCDAMLKFEIEELRTMNKQSNRDEVIEDFTNADDED; from the exons atggcgtCGGCGTCCTCTTCAGGCGGAGTCGCCGGAAGGCTTCGAAACGCATCGTTGGTTCTCGTAGGCGATAACGATTCCACAATCTCT GACATACGTAAAGCTGTGACTTTGATGAAGAACATTGCTGTTCAGTTGGAGAAAGATAACCAAACTGAGAAG GTTAAAGACCTTGAAAATTCTGTGGCTGAGCTGTTGGATTTATATGGTGATTGTGCTCATCGTTCCTCAGCTATTCAATCTGTTGCAAATGGGTACCAGCCTGGGGAACAG TTAACTGACTTTAAGAAGTTGCTTGACGATGAGTTCACAAAGCTCAAGGCTACAACTCCTTCAGTGCCAGAAAATCATCATTTGATGCGTCAGTTCCGGGAAGCAGTTTGG AACGTTCATCATGCAGGTGAACCAATGCCTGGCGAAGACGAAGAAGACATTGTCATGACCAGTACTCAGTGCCCTTTCCTAAACGTGAAATGCCCTGTGAGCGGAAAGCCTCTCACTGAACTAACAGATCCAGTTCGCAG TATGGATTGCAAGCACGTGTACGACAAAGCCTCAATCATGCATTACATAGCCACCAATCCCAATGCGAAATGTCCTATAGCTG GCTGCCGAGGTAAACTGAAGAGTAACAAAGTGGTTTGTGATGCAATGCTCAAGTTTGAAATTGAGGAGCTGCGCACTATGAACAAACAATCTAATAGGGATGAAGTGATTGAAGACTTCACAAATGCAGACGATGAAGATTAG
- the LOC106399015 gene encoding uncharacterized protein LOC106399015 translates to MISKEGFEDLVRQSWEGKRGEQSRTIDRIKRCRRRIMEWKKQSNLNSSDKITRLKVALEVEVSKRSPSFVLMRTLKQELAEALHEEELFWRQKCREEWLRAGDRNTKYFHNCVKGRRIQNRILMLLDELGREHFSEGAKGDIAVNFYRDLFTSSNPHDLDLIFRGFRPRETDSMNPHLTRQVSNDEIKQAAFSVKGSSAPGEDGLVGLFYRKFWHIVGPSLTQEIKEFFQSARIPDGWNHTQLSLLPKIVNPTKVQDMRPISLCSVQYKIISKILCNRLKVILPEIISDTQGAFVSGRLISDNVIIAHELVHGLRTSDNISEGWMAVKTDMSKAYDRVEWNFLEVMMKKMGFDRMWIRWIMSCVSTVSFSILMNGVSHGFIKPERGIRQGDPLSPFLFILCAEALVNRLNVSEEEGHLNGIKLAADSPSVHHLLFADDSLLLCKANVEEASELLACLSSYGEASGQMVNPLKSSVIFGSKVPANVRVGVQEVLGIHKEGGESSYLGLPECFSGSKVKLMSFIREKLQGRLNGWSAMIEFWWSSGNNKRKIAWVAWEKLCKDKKLGGLGFHDIEKVGFLDGNIGRRPSYAWRSILHGRELLKQGLIKEIGNGEDTRVWLDNWIVETIPRPPNYHQDALVDLTLSVRDLIDQDTGGWNVRLIRQIIAEEDVERVLQIKPNRSRVDSLKWCFSNNGIYNSNSGYKLLQELHELHSPATNSMPPLEKRLWSSLWKAKASPKLRHFLWRVLSGALAVKQQLRYRGIQVDPLCSVCGTEAESICYMLFHCPRAREVWSLSQLPLPVAGFSQNSVFLNLHYLFTCSRNERISPAIRLSFPWILWHIWKARNMLSFEQVRFSGVEIWNKASEEASVWHELHNVEVPAHTTQPIAPGRQQSWVKPPCDLVKCNIGCSWSARTSVVGSSWIIRDTRGNVLCHSRRRFTKIFSEAQAAIETFEWAVEAMLDLKFQRVILEFSNRVLHNIFNQGFPVLEFGAWLQKIHNSFLSFEISKIIWVPVGCNSIALEISDSVIRDQRVQSYVAYQGPSWLHDRILSEASLST, encoded by the exons ATGATCTCCAAAGAAGGGTTCGAAGACCTAGTGAGACAGAGTTGGGAAGGGAAGAGAGGGGAACAGAGCAGGACAATAGACCGTATAAAGAGGTGTCGTCGCAGGATTATGGAGTGGAAGAAACAGTCTAATTTAAATTCATCCGATAAGATTACTCGCTTAAAAGTAGCTCTCGAGGTGGAAGTTTCCAAACGCTCTCCTTCTTTCGTTCTGATGAGAACTCTGAAACAGGAGCTGGCCGAAGCGTTACATGAAGAAGAGTTATTCTGGAGACAAAAGTGTAGAGAAGAGTGGTTGCGTGCCGGTGATCGCAACACTAAATATTTTCACAACTGTGTGAAAGGGCGAAGGATTCAGAACCGTATTTTGATGTTGCTCGATGAACTGGGGAGAGAACATTTTTCAGAGGGAGCGAAAGGTGACATTGCAGTTAATTTCTACAGAGATCTTTTCACTAGCTCGAACCCTCATGATTTGGACTTGATCTTCCGAGGTTTTAGACCGAGGGAGACGGATAGTATGAATCCACACCTTACTCGTCAGGTCTCTAATGATGAAATTAAACAAGCAGCTTTTAGCGTCAAAGGAAGCAGTGCTCCTGGAGAGGATGGGTTGGTAGGTTTGTTCTATCGGAAGTTCTGGCATATCGTTGGACCTAGCTTAACTCAGGAGATTAAGGAGTTCTTCCAGTCTGCAAGAATCCCCGACGGATGGAATCATACCCAGTTAAGCTTGCTGCCTAAGATAGTCAATCCGACAAAGGTCCAGGATATGAGACCAATAAGTCTATGCTCAGTCCAATATAAGATCATATCCAAGATCCTATGTAATCGCCTGAAAGTGATTCTCCCCGAGATTATTTCGGATACTCAAGGAGCTTTCGTTTCTGGCCGGCTGATCTCGGACAATGTTATCATAGCCCATGAGTTGGTTCACGGGCTGAGAACTAGTGATAACATTTCAGAGGGTTGGATGGCAGTCAAAACTGACATGTCAAAAGCCTATGATCGTGTGGAATGGAACTTTCTAGAGGTAATGATGAAGAAAATGGGTTTCGACAGGATGTGGATAAGATGGATCATGTCCTGTGTGAGCACTGTTTCGTTCTCTATCTTGATGAATGGGGTTTCACATGGATTTATTAAACCAGAACGTGGCATACGTCAAGGTGATCCGCTCTCTCCGTTTCTGTTCATCCTCTGCGCTGAAGCTCTAGTTAACCGGCTCAATGTGTCCGAAGAAGAAGGCCATCTTAATGGTATCAAACTTGCAGCGGATAGCCCTTCAGTCCATCATCTCTTATTTGCGGATGATAGCCTGCTTTTGTGCAAAGCGAATGTGGAGGAAGCATCAGAACTCCTTGCGTGTTTATCTTCATATGGTGAGGCGTCGGGTCAAATGGTGAACCCTCTGAAATCGTCAGTGATCTTTGGGTCGAAAGTACCAGCTAATGTTCGGGTGGGGGTTCAAGAGGTACTCGGTATACACAAAGAAGGAGGTGAAAGCTCTTACCTAGGACTGCCTGAATGTTTTAGCGGTTCCAAAGTTAAGCTTATGAGTTTCATCCGCGAAAAACTACAAGGCCGTCTCAATGGCTG GAGTGCCATGATTGAGTTTTGGTGGAGCAGTGGCAACAATAAGAGGAAGATTGCTTGGGTTGCTTGGGAGAAGTTATGCAAAGATAAGAAACTAGGAGGTTTGGGTTTCCATGATATCGAAAA GGTGGGTTTCTTGGACGGAAACATAGGACGGAGACCTTCATATGCGTGGCGAAGCATCCTTCATGGTCGCGAGCTCCTTAAACAAGGTTTGATAAAGGAAATTGGTAATGGAGAAGATACAAGAGTTTGGCTGGATAATTGGATTGTGGAGACAATTCCCAGACCTCCTAACTATCATCAGGATGCTCTCGTTGATTTAACCTTGTCGGTTAGAGACTTGATAGATCAGGATACTGGGGGTTGGAACGTCAGACTCATCAGGCAGATCATTGCTGAAGAAGATGTGGAACGGGTTCTCCAGATTAAGCCTAATCGGTCAAGAGTTGATTCCTTAAAATGGTGTTTTTCCAATAATGGAATCTACAATTCAAATTCAGGCTACAAGCTTCTCCAGGAGTTACATGAGCTTCATTCTCCGGCTACTAACAGCATGCCTCCTCTAGAGAAGAGGTTATGGAGTAGTCTCTGGAAGGCGAAAGCTTCACCTAAGCTTCGTCATTTTTTATGGAGAGTATTATCAGGAGCATTGGCAGTAAAGCAGCAACTTCGTTATAGAGGCATCCAGGTAGACCCGTTATGTTCTGTGTGCGGAACAGAAGCggaatctatttgttacatgcTTTTCCACTGCCCTAGAGCTCGTGAAGTATGGTCACTGTCACAGTTACCTCTCCCGGTTGCAGGCTTCTCTCAAAACTCTGTCTTCCTGAACCTTCACTACCTATTCACGTGTAGTAGGAATGAGAGAATAAGCCCGGCGATTCGGCTATCCTTTCCTTGGATCCTGTGGCACATCTGGAAGGCAAGGAACATGTTGTCCTTTGAACAAGTACGTTTCTCAGGTGTTGAAATCTGGAACAAAGCCTCGGAGGAAGCCTCTGTTTGGCATGAGCTCCATAATGTGGAGGTTCCAGCTCATACGACTCAACCTATAGCTCCAGGGAGGCAACAGAGTTGGGTTAAACCCCCATGTGACCTGGTGAAATGCAACATTGGATGCTCTTGGTCTGCCCGCACGTCCGTAGTTGGAAGTTCTTGGATAATTAGAGATACCAGGGGCAACGTCTTGTGCCATAGCAGACGACGGTTCACAAAGATCTTCTCTGAAGCACAAGCTGCCATTGAAACCTTCGAGTGGGCTGTTGAAGCTATGTTGGACCTTAAGTTCCAGCGGGTGATCCTCGAATTCTCTAACAGAGTGCTGCATAACATTTTTAATCAGGGATTTCCGGTTCTGGAGTTTGGAGCTTGGCTTCAGAAGATACAtaactcgtttctttcttttgagaTTAGCAAGATAATCTGGGTGCCTGTGGGATGCAACTCGATAGCCCTGGAAATCTCTGATAGTGTGATAAGAGACCAGCGGGTACAATCTTATGTTGCGTACCAAGGTCCTTCTTGGCTTCATGATCGGATCCTTTCCGAAGCCTCTCTATCCACATAA
- the LOC106400885 gene encoding uncharacterized protein LOC106400885, with protein sequence MSVLQSHQCLFSFSLPHRLRTPRLISLYRPPESTSPFPSLSAFTRTRPDRIRVSAAEETSDVAEEVEGGPVELPPSSISPFSTTNSIFATSDDPSPLQLATSVMLTGAITIFLFRSIRRRAKRSKEMTFRSSGVKKSLKDEAMEKLKAMGSAPIEEVGGKSTTPSAAQAFLGAVSAGVIAVILYKFTTTIEAGLNRQAISDNFSVRQITVTVRTIINGICYLATFVFGINAVGLLLYSGQLAFNEESDEAAMKATTETGDSSGNNNSEVNKSNEDQSTSD encoded by the exons ATGTCAGTGTTGCAGAGCCACCAAtgtctcttctccttctctctccctCACCGTCTCCGTACTCCGCGTCTTATCTCCCTCTACCGTCCACCGGAATCTACCTCTCCGTTCCCTTCGCTCTCCGCTTTCACCCGGACCCGACCCGATAGAATCCGAGTATCCGCCGCCGAAGAAACCTCCGACGTGGCGGAGGAGGTAGAAGGCGGTCCTGTCGAGCTTCCTCCGTCGTCCATATCTCCTTTCTCGACCACCAACTCAATATTCGCCACTTCCGATGACCCCTCTCCACTCCAGCTAGCCACCAGCGTAATGCTCACCGGCGCCATCACCATCTTCCTCTTCCGATCGATTCGACGGCGAGCTAAGCGCTCCAAAGAGATG ACGTTTAGATCATCTGGAGTGAAGAAGTCGTTGAAAGACGAAGCGATGGAGAAACTGAAAGCAATGGGGTCGGCTCCGATTGAAGAAGTTGGTGGTAAGTCGACGACTCCGTCGGCGGCTCAGGCGTTTCTTGGTGCGGTTTCGGCAGGTGTCATTGCTGTTATTCTCTATAAGTTCACTACTACCATCGAAGCAGGACTCAATCGGCAGGCTATTTCTGATAACTTCTCG GTTAGGCAAATCACAGTAACCGTAAG GACTATCATCAACGGTATATGCTATCTAGCAACATTTGTTTTCGGTATCAACGCTGTCGGACTTCTCCTTTACTCTGGTCAGCTAGCCTTCAATGAAGAGTCTGATGAAGCCGCCATGAAGGCCACAACAGAGACTGGAGACTCATCAGGTAACAACAACAGTGAAGTAAATAAAAGCAACGAGGATCAAAGTACAAGTGATTAG
- the LOC111206250 gene encoding uncharacterized exonuclease domain-containing protein At3g15140, giving the protein MATALSAFRVSISRISPFRARQFSYPATSGLSHTKRIICSSSHSLSSSPSPSDTSHSSVSLMGTNENSRWRPMCLYYTHGKCTKMDDPAHLEVFNHNCSKELPVTAADLEGKKPQEFDFFLVLDLEGKVEILEFPVLIVDARTMQVVDLFHRFVRPTKMSEQAINKYIEGKYGEVGVDRVWHDTAIPFKQVVEEFEGWLAEHGLWGKETDGALNDAAFVTCGNWDIKTKIPEQCVVANINLPQYFMEWINLKDVYLNFYGREARGMVSMMRQCGIRLMGSHHLGIDDTKNITRVVQRMLADGAVFKITARRSKSNMRNVEFLFKNRIK; this is encoded by the exons ATGGCGACTGCTCTGTCTGCATTTAGGGTTTCGATATCCAGAATTAGTCCTTTCCGTGCTAGGCAATTCTCTTATCCAGCGACTTCCGGTTTATCCCATACCAAGCGAATCATTTGCAGCTCTTCGCATTCTCTGTCTTCGTCTCCTTCTCCGTCTGATACTTCTCATTCATCTGTTTCGTTGATGGGAACAAATGAGAACTCGAGGTGGAGACCCATGTGCTTGTATTACACTCACGGGAAGTGCACAAAG ATGGATGATCCTGCCCATTTGGAAGTTTTCAACCATAATTGTTCCAAGGAGCTTCCAGTGACCGCTGCTGATCTCGAGGGAAAGAAACCACAAGAGTTCGACTTCTTCTTGGTTCTTGACTTGGAAGGAAAAGTTGAGATTCTTGAGTTTCCTGTTTTGATCGTTGACGCCAGAACCATGCAAGTCGTAGACTTGTTCCACAG GTTTGTGAGACCCACCAAAATGAGCGAGCAAGCAATTAACAAGTACATCGAAGGCAAGTATGGAGAAGTTGGTGTTGATCG AGTGTGGCATGACACAGCTATTCCATTTAAGCAAGTTGTTGAGGAGTTTGAAGGCTGGTTAGCTGAGCATGGCTTGTGGGGTAAAGAAACAGACGGGGCTCTGAATGATGCAGCTTTTGTAACCTG TGGAAACTGGGATATAAAGACAAAGATTCCCGAGCAATGCGTAGTGGCAAATATCAATCTTCCCCAATATTTCATGGAGTGGATAAATCTCAAAGACGTCTACTTGAACTTCTACGGACGTGAG GCCAGAGGAATGGTGTCAATGATGAGGCAATGTGGAATAAGGCTCATGGGAAGCCACCATCTAGGCATTGATGACACAAAGAACATCACGAGAGTGGTGCAACGGATGCTCGCTGACGGTGCAGTATTCAAGATCACAGCACGAAGGAGCAAGTCCAATATGAGAAACGTCGAGTTTCTGTTCAAGAACCGGATCAAGTAA
- the BNAC05G38440D gene encoding uncharacterized protein BNAC05G38440D gives MEDVNQLFDAAFEFAHYPGPQGDSSVKEFLDRFPLPVIFNALQTETDIPGFENTLVTCLERVFKTKYGASLIPHYMPVLQAGLKSNSAVVKSLACKTVTSLLENRDANDVSPVQLIVSNGIYPLLLEYIIKSDDEVANAASETIKSLARFPDAMSVIFPTDTNDATHLGNLAARSSSLARVRVLSLIVKLFSISPHVASAVKNSGLLDLLEAEMKGTKDTLVILNVLELYYELVEVVHSSEFVPQTSLIQMFCSIISGTSVDLFLKLRAMMISGRLLSRENIYNTVDENCVKALISAIDASLESPEMNDTDAHEAALDALGQIGSTTRGANLVLSTTPPAARHVVASAFDRSALGKQLAALHALAYIAGETRPKSSRIVDEKAEENLRCLIYDVAAQSTKLTPSGLFLSVLQQSSEMRLAGYRTLAALVSRPWGLMEILSKEEIINIVTDATTETAKIAMEGRYNCCKAIHEAFLCSNFVDDPRRLKTGEKLQEAVRSGPYMSKKYRDARPEVMMAEGF, from the exons ATGGAAGACGTGAACCAGTTGTTCGATGCTGCTTTCGAGTTCGCACACTACCCCG GTCCTCAAGGCGACTCCTCGGTTAAGGAGTTCCTCGATCGCTTCCCTCTCCCCGTTATCTTCAA TGCTTTGCAAACGGAAACGGATATCCCAGGATTTGAAAACACGCTGGTAACTTGCTTGGAAAGAGTTTTCAAGACTAAGTACGGAGCCTCACTCATTCCTCACTACATG CCTGTTCTGCAAGCTGGTCTCAAGTCAAATTCTGCAGTGGTGAAATCTCTGGCTTGCAAGACT GTCACCTCTCTCTTGGAGAATCGAGATGCAAACGATGTTTCCCCTGTTCAGCTCATTGTCAGCAATGGCATATACCCTCTTCTGCTTGAGTATATCATAAAAAG CGATGATGAAGTGGCAAACGCTGCAAGTGAGACTATTAAGAGTCTAGCACGCTTTCCAGATGCAATG TCGGTAATTTTTCCTACTGATACCAACGATGCTACCCACCTTGGTAACCTTGCTGCTAGGAGTTCGTCGCTG GCACGTGTCCGGGTTTTGTCTTTGATAGTGAAGCTTTTTTCGATTTCTCCACATGTAGCGTCAGCAGTTAAGAactcaggtcttcttgatttaCTGGAGGCAGAAATGAAGGGTACAAAAGACACTCTTGTGATCTTAAATGTTCTGGAGCTCTACTATGAG TTAGTGGAAGTGGTGCACAGTTCAGAATTCGTGCCACAAACTTCACTTATTCAGATGTTTTGTTCTATCATCAG TGGGACATCAGTGGATCTTTTTCTGAAGTTGAGAGCAATGATGATAAGTGGCAGACTCCTCTCGAGGGAAAATATCTACAATACAGTGGACGAAAATT GTGTGAAGGCGTTAATTTCAGCTATTGATGCGAGCCTGGAGTCACCGGAGATGAATGATACAGATGCACATGAAGCTGCGCTTGATGCACTTGGTCAAATTGGATCAA CAACGAGAGGAGCGAATCTAGTCCTTTCGACTACACCTCCAGCTGCAAGACACGTTGTTGCTTCTGCCTTTGATCGCAGTGCACTTGGAAAACAGTTG GCTGCACTTCACGCACTGGCATACATTGCGGGTGAAACACGGCCTAAGAGCAGCAGAATAGTTGATGAAAAAGCTGAAGAAAaccttagatgtttaatatacgATGTTGCAGCACAGAGCACAAAACTAACCCCATCC GGTTTGTTCCTTTCAGTTCTTCAACAAAGCTCAGAGATGCGTCTTGCG GGCTATAGAACATTAGCAGCGTTGGTGTCGCGGCCATGGGGGCTGATGGAGATCTTGTCGAAAGAAGAGATAATAAACATAGTGACGGATGCAACCACTGAAACTGCAAAGATAG CAATGGAAGGGAGGTATAACTGCtgcaaagcaattcatgaagCGTTCTTGTGTAGTAACTTTGTTGATGACCCTCGTCGTCTAAAAACTGGTGAAAAG TTGCAAGAAGCTGTTCGAAGTGGACCGTACATGTCGAAGAAGTACAGAGACGCACGACCAGAAGTAATGATGGCCGAAGGGTTCTAA